One genomic window of candidate division WOR-3 bacterium includes the following:
- a CDS encoding endonuclease V: MPLRLDHLIYVQTKLANRIKVRSLKRKINYIGGVDVAITRDSLVGCIGVFEFPGLKLVDSAWSRAPVEFPYIPGFLSFREIPVLLKCWNRIKRKPDLILVDGQGIAHPRSLGLATHLGILLNRPTIGCAKSHLYGEYRIPGEKKGSYALLKKGEKKLGLVLRTRDRINPLFVSPGHLVDFNDCRKYVLATAVKYRIPEPIRFAHKTAGEKARQLNV; the protein is encoded by the coding sequence ATACCCTTGAGGTTGGATCATTTAATATATGTTCAAACAAAGTTAGCAAATAGAATAAAGGTTCGTAGTTTGAAAAGAAAAATCAATTATATCGGCGGTGTGGATGTGGCGATAACCCGTGATTCACTTGTCGGGTGCATCGGTGTCTTTGAATTCCCCGGTCTGAAATTGGTCGATTCTGCATGGAGCAGGGCGCCTGTGGAGTTTCCTTATATCCCGGGTTTTCTCTCTTTTCGGGAAATCCCGGTTCTTTTGAAATGTTGGAATAGAATAAAGCGCAAACCGGATTTGATCCTGGTGGATGGTCAGGGAATCGCCCATCCACGTTCACTCGGTCTTGCCACTCACTTAGGGATTTTGCTCAACAGACCTACTATAGGCTGCGCCAAGTCTCATCTCTATGGAGAATACAGGATACCGGGGGAGAAAAAAGGTTCTTACGCCCTGTTGAAAAAGGGTGAGAAGAAACTCGGTCTGGTCTTGAGGACGAGGGACAGGATAAATCCCCTCTTTGTTTCTCCAGGCCATCTTGTCGATTTTAATGACTGCCGGAAATATGTGCTGGCGACAGCGGTGAAGTACCGCATCCCCGAACCGATAAGGTTCGCACATAAGACCGCCGGCGAGAAAGCGAGGCAATTAAATGTCTGA